A genome region from bacterium includes the following:
- a CDS encoding anti-sigma factor, which produces MSEVRCREALARIFEYLDGELAEGSAEEIRAHFERCQRCYPRLRYATAFQEMLARVARGQRCAPEELRARVAALLREEQARSGQG; this is translated from the coding sequence ATGAGTGAGGTCCGCTGCCGCGAGGCGCTCGCCCGCATCTTCGAGTACCTGGACGGCGAGCTCGCAGAAGGGAGCGCCGAGGAGATCCGCGCCCACTTCGAGCGCTGCCAGCGCTGCTACCCCCGCCTGCGCTACGCCACCGCGTTCCAGGAGATGCTCGCCCGCGTCGCTCGGGGCCAGCGCTGCGCGCCCGAGGAGCTGCGCGCCCGCGTCGCCGCGCTGCTGCGCGAGGAGCAGGCGCGGTCCGGGCAGGGCTAG
- a CDS encoding RNA polymerase subunit sigma, translating into MDRLQSFEAEALPQLDAVYRFALRLTGGVAADAEDLVQETFLRAFRAWDQYTPGTSAKSWLFTICRNIYLRQRERERRHDEIVEQVARESEAPSSPAGELPLFMPAAQNDPEGELFRNMIDASILEAIERLPPDFRDAVVLSDLEGLSYAEIAAVLGIPTGTVKSRLFRGRRLLQRELYRYAVEEGYVRPGKP; encoded by the coding sequence ATGGACCGGCTCCAGTCCTTCGAGGCCGAAGCCCTACCGCAGCTCGACGCCGTCTACCGCTTCGCGCTCCGTCTGACCGGCGGCGTCGCGGCGGACGCCGAGGACCTCGTCCAGGAAACGTTCCTCCGCGCCTTCCGCGCCTGGGACCAGTACACCCCCGGAACCTCCGCGAAGAGCTGGCTCTTTACCATTTGCCGGAACATCTACCTCCGGCAGCGCGAGCGCGAGCGCAGGCACGACGAGATCGTCGAGCAGGTCGCCCGCGAGTCGGAGGCACCGTCCTCCCCTGCTGGCGAGCTGCCCCTCTTCATGCCGGCCGCGCAGAACGACCCGGAGGGCGAGCTGTTCCGCAACATGATCGACGCGTCCATCCTCGAGGCGATCGAGCGTCTGCCCCCCGACTTCCGGGACGCCGTCGTGCTGAGCGACCTCGAGGGGCTGTCCTACGCCGAGATCGCCGCCGTGCTCGGGATCCCGACCGGCACGGTGAAGAGCCGGCTGTTCCGCGGCCGGCGCCTGCTCCAAAGGGAGCTGTACAGGTATGCCGTCGAAGAAGGATACGTCCGCCCCGGCAAGCCATGA
- a CDS encoding DUF72 domain-containing protein, with translation MDLCIGISGWAYGSWHDGFYPPGLARRRELEYASRRLNSVEINGTFYSLQRPSSFRRWYDATPPGFLFAVKGSRFITHMKKLRDVETPLANFFASGVLLLRDKLGPILWQLPPNLAFDRDRLARFLTLLPRSTTAAAQLARRHDHRLTGRAWTRADRDRPLRYAFEVRHPSFLCAQFAELLREHGAALVFADSAGLHPYAEQVTADFVYIRLHGAEAIYASRYTDAQLDGWANRIRAWQAGREPRDARRIPGAPPAPRGRRDVYVYFDNDAHGHAPFDALRLAERLGIRGPVGGRWRAAPPRRARAQRRDAAGRGQPRRGPGGRRRAA, from the coding sequence ATGGACCTGTGCATCGGCATCTCCGGCTGGGCGTACGGGAGCTGGCACGACGGCTTCTATCCGCCCGGACTGGCGCGCCGCCGCGAACTCGAGTACGCGAGCCGTCGGCTCAACAGCGTCGAGATCAACGGCACGTTCTACTCGCTCCAGCGCCCTTCCAGCTTCCGCCGCTGGTACGACGCGACGCCGCCCGGCTTCCTCTTCGCCGTCAAGGGCAGCCGCTTCATCACCCACATGAAGAAGCTGCGCGACGTCGAGACGCCGCTCGCCAACTTCTTCGCCTCCGGCGTGCTGCTCCTCCGCGACAAGCTCGGCCCCATCCTCTGGCAGCTCCCGCCCAACCTCGCCTTCGACCGCGACCGCCTCGCGCGCTTCCTCACGCTGCTGCCCCGCTCCACCACCGCCGCAGCGCAGCTCGCCCGCCGCCACGACCACCGCCTGACCGGCCGCGCCTGGACCCGCGCCGACCGCGACCGCCCGCTCCGCTACGCCTTCGAGGTGCGTCACCCGAGCTTTCTCTGCGCCCAGTTCGCGGAGCTGCTGCGCGAACACGGCGCCGCGCTCGTCTTCGCGGACAGCGCAGGGCTGCACCCCTACGCGGAGCAGGTCACCGCGGACTTCGTCTACATCCGGCTGCACGGCGCCGAGGCGATTTACGCGAGCCGCTACACGGACGCGCAACTCGACGGGTGGGCCAACCGCATCCGGGCCTGGCAGGCGGGCCGTGAGCCGCGCGATGCGCGGCGCATTCCCGGCGCGCCGCCCGCCCCTCGCGGGAGACGCGATGTCTACGTGTACTTCGACAACGACGCCCACGGCCACGCGCCCTTCGACGCACTCCGGCTCGCGGAACGGCTGGGCATCAGGGGGCCAGTGGGCGGACGCTGGCGGGCCGCACCCCCGAGACGCGCCCGGGCGCAACGGCGAGACGCGGCGGGACGCGGCCAGCCCCGGCGCGGCCCTGGCGGCCGGCGCCGCGCCGCTTAG